From Cellulophaga lytica DSM 7489, a single genomic window includes:
- a CDS encoding family 10 glycosylhydrolase — MKQNKVFLRVISVLLLCSLFFSCEEKKQDKNVVEMQDAVTDSFTFWTWISASNEKEDTAYQEEFAKYSANGITDVLINTGTDPELLKRIVPFAKKEGLNVHAWMFTVNRPGDATAEQHPEWYAVSRNGKSCFDEPPYVGYYKWLCPTRKESKAHILSLVEGLAKVEDVASVHLDYIRYSDIFLPIGLLPKYNLEQEVELPEFDFCYCDVCVAEFEKEHHKNPKESKNPAIDMEWKQFRLNKVKAIVDEAYTIAHNNNKILTAAVFPYPEMADHMVRQRWDKWNVDKVLPMIYHNFYNEEIDWIGYATGQGVKDLKNSNTELHTGIYVPNMSVSDLEKAILLAKDNGAKGVSIFDGNALTDEQYAVIKKLSKKFN, encoded by the coding sequence ATGAAGCAGAATAAGGTATTTTTAAGGGTAATAAGTGTTCTTTTACTTTGCTCTTTATTTTTTTCTTGTGAAGAGAAAAAACAAGATAAGAATGTAGTAGAAATGCAAGATGCTGTAACAGATAGTTTTACATTTTGGACTTGGATTTCGGCCAGTAATGAAAAAGAAGATACTGCTTACCAAGAGGAATTTGCTAAATATAGCGCAAACGGAATTACAGATGTGCTAATTAATACAGGTACAGATCCAGAGTTGTTAAAAAGAATAGTTCCTTTTGCAAAAAAAGAAGGGTTAAATGTACACGCTTGGATGTTTACTGTAAACAGGCCAGGAGATGCTACTGCAGAACAACACCCAGAGTGGTACGCGGTTAGTAGAAATGGTAAGTCTTGTTTTGATGAGCCACCATATGTAGGGTATTACAAATGGTTGTGCCCAACAAGAAAAGAGTCTAAAGCACATATATTAAGTTTGGTAGAAGGTTTGGCAAAGGTTGAAGATGTAGCAAGTGTACATTTAGATTATATTCGTTATTCAGATATTTTTTTACCAATTGGGTTACTACCAAAATACAATTTAGAACAAGAAGTAGAGTTACCTGAGTTTGATTTTTGTTACTGTGACGTATGCGTAGCAGAGTTTGAAAAGGAGCACCATAAAAACCCTAAGGAGTCTAAAAATCCAGCTATAGATATGGAGTGGAAACAATTTAGGTTAAATAAAGTAAAAGCTATTGTAGATGAAGCTTATACCATAGCGCATAATAACAATAAAATATTAACCGCAGCAGTATTTCCTTACCCAGAAATGGCAGACCATATGGTTCGCCAACGTTGGGATAAATGGAATGTAGATAAAGTACTACCAATGATTTATCATAACTTTTACAATGAAGAAATAGATTGGATTGGTTATGCAACAGGACAAGGTGTAAAAGACCTTAAAAATTCTAATACAGAGCTGCATACTGGTATTTATGTGCCAAATATGTCTGTTTCAGATTTAGAAAAAGCAATTCTATTAGCAAAAGATAATGGAGCAAAAGGAGTCTCTATCTTTGATGGTAATGCACTTACAGATGAGCAATATGCGGTAATAAAAAAACTAAGTAAGAAATTTAATTAA
- a CDS encoding GH92 family glycosyl hydrolase codes for MSIKFKILSIVLVVVSFAFGQQPVDYVNPFIGTSNFGATNPGAIAPRGMASVSPFNVAVQKDAGWLSNPYVKQYNFLTGFTHVNLSGVGCPDLGVILTMPTTGDLKTNHMQYGTTYTDEVSKAGYYSVNLSKYNIKTELTATTRVGVSRYTFPAGESNILLNLGLGLTNEQGATVKVVSNTEIEGMRTVGSFCYNSPEQAYPVYFVAKFSSPADEFGAWKKPYKYNGVEAQWMGYNGKTRLMKGFTREVVGDSIGAYMRYNFKKKTTVEVKIGVSYVSIENARENLEKETANKNFDDVYATTKAAWNKTLSTVEVKGGSADDKTIFYTALYHTQIHPNTLNDYNGDYPEIATGKIGNTKGTRYTVFSLWDTYRNYHPLMSTLYPEQQSNMVNSMLSMYKENGWLPKWELNSTETFTMVGDPAPVVIADTYLRGIRDFNVEEAYAAMVKGATELDNNPLRPGNKEYWKNGYLSVNGGAEGPVSTTEEYNIADFAISQLAKELGKKADYKKFYNQSLSYKKLFDSKLKLLRPKNSDGSWYTPFDPYKGANFEKNVGYIEGNAWQYAFMVPHDIKGLMKLMGGKKQFVSHLDYIFDNNQFDMANEPDIAYPFLYNYSKGDEWKTQKRVQQLINTYFTNTPSGLPGNDDTGTMSAWVVYAMMGIYPVSPATPVYTITTPRFSSVTIHLNTTYYKNKTLTIKRTGNVNGKINSIRLDNKDLKGYFVSHKNLLNGTVLEVRLE; via the coding sequence ATGAGTATAAAATTTAAAATTTTAAGTATTGTTTTAGTTGTAGTAAGTTTTGCCTTTGGTCAACAACCTGTAGACTACGTAAATCCATTTATAGGAACCTCTAATTTTGGAGCAACAAATCCTGGAGCAATTGCGCCAAGAGGTATGGCAAGTGTATCTCCTTTTAATGTAGCAGTACAAAAAGATGCTGGTTGGCTGTCTAACCCTTATGTTAAACAATACAATTTTTTAACAGGATTTACGCACGTAAACTTAAGTGGAGTTGGTTGTCCAGATTTGGGAGTTATTTTAACTATGCCAACTACAGGAGATTTAAAAACAAACCATATGCAATACGGAACCACTTACACAGATGAGGTTTCTAAAGCAGGCTATTACTCAGTTAACTTATCTAAATACAATATAAAAACAGAACTAACTGCAACAACAAGAGTAGGAGTGTCTAGGTATACATTTCCAGCAGGAGAATCTAACATACTTTTAAATTTAGGACTTGGCTTAACTAATGAGCAAGGCGCAACGGTAAAAGTGGTATCTAATACAGAAATTGAAGGAATGCGCACAGTTGGCTCTTTCTGTTACAATAGTCCAGAACAGGCTTACCCAGTATATTTTGTTGCTAAATTTTCTAGTCCAGCAGATGAGTTTGGAGCTTGGAAAAAACCATACAAATATAATGGAGTAGAAGCACAATGGATGGGGTACAATGGTAAAACTAGACTAATGAAAGGCTTTACAAGAGAAGTTGTAGGTGATAGTATTGGTGCTTATATGCGTTACAATTTTAAAAAGAAAACCACTGTTGAGGTAAAAATTGGTGTGTCTTACGTAAGTATAGAAAATGCTAGGGAAAATTTAGAAAAAGAAACAGCTAATAAAAATTTTGATGATGTATATGCCACCACAAAAGCGGCATGGAACAAGACTTTGTCTACTGTAGAGGTAAAAGGAGGTTCTGCAGATGATAAAACAATATTTTATACAGCTTTATACCATACACAAATACATCCAAATACTTTAAATGATTATAATGGAGATTATCCTGAGATTGCAACAGGTAAAATAGGAAATACCAAAGGCACTAGATACACCGTTTTTTCGCTTTGGGATACCTACAGAAATTACCATCCTTTAATGAGTACATTGTACCCAGAGCAACAATCTAATATGGTAAATAGTATGTTATCTATGTACAAAGAAAATGGTTGGTTGCCCAAATGGGAGTTAAATTCTACAGAAACTTTTACAATGGTAGGTGATCCTGCGCCAGTTGTAATAGCAGATACATATTTGCGCGGTATTAGAGATTTTAATGTAGAGGAGGCTTATGCAGCAATGGTAAAAGGAGCTACAGAATTAGACAATAATCCGTTACGACCAGGTAATAAAGAGTATTGGAAAAATGGATATTTAAGTGTAAACGGAGGAGCTGAAGGTCCTGTTTCTACAACTGAAGAATATAATATAGCAGATTTTGCCATTTCTCAACTAGCAAAAGAATTGGGTAAAAAGGCAGACTATAAAAAGTTTTATAATCAATCTTTATCCTATAAAAAATTATTTGATAGTAAGTTAAAACTACTAAGACCTAAAAATAGTGATGGTAGTTGGTACACACCTTTTGATCCGTATAAAGGTGCAAATTTTGAGAAAAATGTGGGTTATATAGAAGGTAATGCTTGGCAATATGCCTTTATGGTTCCCCACGATATTAAAGGCTTAATGAAGCTAATGGGCGGTAAAAAACAATTTGTATCTCACCTAGATTATATTTTTGATAATAACCAGTTTGATATGGCTAATGAGCCAGATATTGCTTATCCTTTTTTATATAACTACAGCAAAGGAGATGAATGGAAAACTCAAAAACGTGTGCAGCAATTAATAAATACATATTTTACAAATACACCATCTGGCTTACCAGGTAATGATGATACAGGTACAATGTCTGCTTGGGTGGTATATGCAATGATGGGTATATATCCTGTTAGTCCGGCTACACCAGTTTATACCATAACTACACCCAGGTTTTCATCAGTCACAATTCATTTAAATACTACATACTACAAAAACAAAACGTTAACAATTAAACGAACAGGAAATGTTAATGGAAAAATTAACAGTATCCGTTTAGATAATAAAGACCTTAAAGGGTATTTTGTGTCTCATAAAAACTTACTTAATGGCACTGTTTTAGAAGTAAGACTAGAGTAA
- a CDS encoding LytR/AlgR family response regulator transcription factor, with protein sequence MKLRTIIVDDEPLAINVLKNYVSQIQELELVETFSNAVAATTFVQNNEIDIIFLDINMPILDGLDFLKSLQSMPMVVMTTAHEEYALTSYELQAIDYLVKPIPFPRFLQAVQRIIKLKQGNTTKTTTTNTVAENPSIFIKVDKKKLQKIVLDDIMVIESLKDYIRIKTKSDKYIIHRTLSSFTDELPSDKFIRIHRSYTISISKVDTIEGNSLEIGGIRYTIGRSYINDVKETLLGRA encoded by the coding sequence ATTAAATTAAGAACCATAATTGTTGATGATGAACCGTTGGCTATAAATGTTTTAAAAAATTATGTTTCACAAATACAAGAATTAGAGTTAGTAGAAACATTCTCTAATGCGGTTGCTGCAACTACTTTTGTTCAAAATAACGAAATTGATATTATTTTTTTAGATATTAATATGCCCATATTAGATGGGTTAGATTTTCTAAAAAGTTTGCAATCTATGCCAATGGTAGTAATGACAACCGCACATGAAGAGTATGCACTTACTAGTTATGAACTACAAGCTATAGATTATTTGGTTAAACCTATACCGTTTCCTAGGTTTTTACAAGCAGTACAGCGTATTATAAAATTAAAACAAGGTAACACTACAAAAACCACAACTACCAATACAGTTGCAGAAAACCCTAGTATTTTTATTAAGGTAGATAAAAAGAAGTTGCAAAAAATAGTGTTAGATGACATTATGGTAATTGAAAGTTTAAAGGATTACATACGCATAAAAACAAAATCAGATAAATACATTATACACAGAACTTTAAGCAGTTTTACAGACGAATTACCTAGTGATAAATTTATAAGAATACATAGGTCTTATACCATATCTATCTCTAAAGTAGACACTATAGAAGGTAATAGTTTAGAAATTGGCGGCATACGCTACACAATTGGACGTAGTTACATTAATGATGTAAAAGAAACACTTTTAGGACGCGCATAA
- a CDS encoding sensor histidine kinase codes for MSINTDVDSFLNKNSSKSFEINYKHHIIFWVIYFIFNSLRYSNIHQDFMLSLRMNLIGFPIHMAIAYFNVYYLMPKFVFKKKYISYTFLVIATLFLMLLVKYSLTYYFIGPNVWPEGPEELKGLTLNYATTMMVGELYVSSFVAAIKLTIDWLKEHSKLHELEKRQLSTELRFLRSQVSPHFFFNTLNNIYSLTLEKSDKAPEVILKLSELMRYLLYATKKNKQDLKSELDCIQNYLDLERLRFDESLNINISISGDLEGKRISPMLLIPVIENCFKHGASKNIGDMVIDIDVKVSEDLLHFKVSNTIPEQSADSLIPIRSGGIGLSNLKKRLELGYKKEDYHLSIYEKDNMFNVILKLKV; via the coding sequence ATGAGTATAAACACAGATGTAGATTCTTTTTTAAACAAGAATTCTTCTAAAAGCTTTGAAATAAACTACAAACACCATATAATTTTTTGGGTTATATACTTTATTTTTAACAGCTTAAGGTATAGTAACATTCACCAAGATTTTATGCTCTCATTGCGTATGAATCTTATAGGTTTTCCTATACATATGGCTATTGCCTATTTTAATGTGTATTACTTAATGCCCAAATTTGTTTTTAAGAAAAAATACATTAGTTACACGTTTTTAGTTATTGCAACACTATTTTTAATGTTATTGGTTAAATACTCTTTAACCTATTATTTTATAGGTCCAAATGTATGGCCAGAAGGACCAGAGGAACTAAAAGGCCTAACACTTAATTACGCCACTACAATGATGGTTGGTGAGCTATATGTTTCCTCTTTTGTAGCAGCCATAAAACTTACTATAGATTGGCTTAAAGAACACAGCAAACTACACGAATTAGAAAAAAGACAACTTAGTACAGAATTGCGTTTTTTACGTTCACAGGTTTCTCCGCATTTCTTTTTTAATACACTAAACAATATATATTCATTAACTTTAGAAAAGTCTGATAAAGCTCCTGAGGTTATATTAAAACTATCTGAACTAATGCGCTACTTGTTGTACGCTACCAAAAAAAACAAACAAGACCTAAAAAGTGAGCTAGACTGTATACAAAACTATTTAGACCTAGAACGTTTACGTTTTGATGAGTCTTTAAATATAAACATTAGTATTTCTGGTGATTTAGAAGGCAAACGTATTTCTCCTATGTTATTAATTCCTGTAATAGAAAATTGTTTTAAGCACGGAGCCAGTAAAAACATAGGAGATATGGTAATAGATATAGATGTAAAGGTTAGTGAAGATTTACTTCATTTTAAGGTATCTAATACCATACCCGAACAAAGTGCAGACAGTTTAATACCTATTAGAAGTGGTGGTATTGGACTAAGCAATTTAAAAAAACGCTTAGAGCTAGGGTATAAAAAAGAAGATTACCACCTCTCTATTTATGAAAAAGATAATATGTTTAATGTAATTCTAAAACTTAAAGTATGA
- a CDS encoding glycoside hydrolase family 20 protein → MKKLNYHITIFLLLLMFGCTTKKEKKFTEEEINIIPKPVFTELHKGSFSFNGNTKLVASTKNEQKLLASFSQKFKQVSGVKLAVVASAPSSNFLQFKIVDSLPYEGYNLVINSNHITVSAKTYSGFVYGLETIKQLLPASIESANFVQKEWVVPAIEIKDNPRFKWRGLMLDVSRHFFEVDYIKKTLDRMAMLKMNTFHWHLVDDQGWRIEIKKYPKLTSVGGYRVNQEDKGWNARPNAPLGTKATYGGFYTQEQIKEVVAYAKERGITVVPEIEMPAHVSSAIAAYPEFSCLGEQIMVPSGGVWPITDIYCAGKEETFTFLEDVLTEVMELFPSKYIHIGGDEATKTNWKTCTHCTSRLQTEDLANVDELQSYFIKRIERFISSKNRVLIGWDEILEGGLAPGATVMSWRGVKGGLEASAEGHNVVMTPGTHCYFDHYQGNQDQEPLAFGGYTPLSKVYEFNPVVDKMTPEQEKHVLGGQANLWAEYIPTEQQSEYMIFPRLAAMSEALWTPTTHKNWANFSGRVKELFKRYDVMGVNYAKSAYQVTTDTKVDIEKGELSILLKNEFPDSDIRYSVDGSLLSQSSSQYQNTIQLNKTATLKAAMFKNNKQVGPTLTKEFNYHNAVGKYVVYNTKYHKNYQGEQQLGLVNVLRGSKNFHDGQWQGWLGNNMDVVIDFDVETAFSAVTVGTLENQSSGIYFPLKIEVFTSEHRKKFTKVAEVTRPFKVSNASELKDFKINFKPTKARYIKVVVTNLKSPPNGGGAWLFVDEIIVE, encoded by the coding sequence TTGAAAAAACTTAACTACCACATAACCATTTTTCTACTGTTATTAATGTTTGGTTGTACAACTAAAAAAGAAAAAAAATTTACAGAAGAAGAAATTAATATTATTCCTAAGCCTGTATTTACAGAGTTACATAAAGGTAGTTTTAGTTTTAATGGAAATACAAAATTGGTTGCAAGCACAAAAAATGAACAAAAATTATTAGCGTCTTTTTCTCAAAAGTTTAAACAAGTCTCAGGTGTAAAATTAGCTGTGGTAGCTAGTGCTCCTTCTTCTAATTTTTTACAGTTTAAAATTGTAGATTCATTACCTTATGAAGGCTATAATTTAGTAATTAATTCTAATCATATAACCGTATCTGCAAAAACGTATTCTGGTTTTGTATATGGATTAGAAACTATAAAACAGTTACTTCCTGCTAGTATAGAGAGTGCAAACTTTGTGCAAAAAGAGTGGGTAGTTCCAGCAATAGAAATTAAAGATAATCCTCGTTTTAAATGGCGCGGACTAATGTTAGATGTGTCTAGACATTTTTTTGAGGTAGATTATATTAAAAAAACGTTAGACCGTATGGCAATGCTAAAAATGAATACATTTCATTGGCATTTGGTAGATGATCAAGGATGGAGAATAGAAATTAAAAAATATCCAAAACTAACGTCTGTTGGTGGTTATAGGGTAAACCAAGAGGATAAAGGATGGAACGCTAGACCAAATGCACCTTTAGGAACAAAAGCTACTTACGGAGGTTTTTATACGCAAGAGCAAATAAAAGAAGTAGTAGCCTATGCAAAAGAAAGAGGTATAACTGTAGTGCCAGAAATAGAAATGCCAGCACACGTTAGTAGTGCAATAGCTGCATACCCAGAGTTTTCTTGTTTAGGAGAGCAAATTATGGTTCCGTCTGGTGGTGTTTGGCCAATTACAGATATTTACTGTGCTGGTAAGGAAGAAACATTTACTTTTTTAGAAGATGTATTAACAGAGGTTATGGAGTTGTTTCCGTCTAAATATATACACATTGGCGGAGATGAAGCTACAAAAACCAATTGGAAAACTTGTACACATTGTACCTCTAGATTACAAACAGAAGACTTAGCAAATGTAGATGAATTGCAGAGCTATTTTATTAAAAGAATAGAACGTTTTATAAGTTCTAAAAATAGGGTTTTAATTGGTTGGGATGAAATTTTAGAGGGCGGTTTGGCTCCAGGAGCAACCGTTATGAGTTGGCGTGGTGTAAAGGGCGGTCTAGAGGCATCTGCAGAGGGGCATAATGTTGTAATGACACCTGGTACGCATTGTTATTTTGATCATTACCAAGGAAATCAAGATCAAGAACCTTTAGCATTTGGTGGTTATACTCCGCTTAGCAAAGTATATGAGTTTAACCCAGTGGTAGATAAAATGACTCCAGAGCAGGAAAAACACGTGTTAGGCGGACAAGCAAATTTGTGGGCAGAGTATATACCAACAGAACAACAGTCCGAGTATATGATATTTCCTAGACTGGCTGCTATGTCTGAGGCTCTGTGGACACCAACGACACATAAAAACTGGGCTAATTTTTCAGGTAGAGTAAAAGAGCTGTTTAAGCGTTATGATGTTATGGGTGTTAACTATGCTAAAAGTGCTTATCAGGTAACTACAGATACTAAAGTTGATATAGAAAAAGGTGAATTATCAATCTTATTAAAAAATGAATTTCCAGATTCAGATATTAGATACTCCGTAGATGGTTCTTTGCTTTCACAGTCATCTTCACAATATCAAAATACAATTCAACTAAATAAAACAGCTACGTTAAAGGCTGCAATGTTTAAAAATAATAAACAAGTAGGGCCAACCTTAACTAAAGAGTTTAATTACCATAATGCGGTTGGTAAATATGTGGTTTATAACACTAAGTATCATAAAAATTACCAAGGAGAGCAACAGCTTGGTTTGGTAAATGTATTAAGAGGATCTAAAAATTTTCACGACGGACAGTGGCAAGGTTGGTTGGGTAATAATATGGATGTGGTAATAGATTTTGATGTAGAAACAGCGTTTTCTGCAGTAACAGTTGGTACACTAGAAAATCAAAGTTCAGGAATTTATTTTCCTTTAAAAATAGAAGTCTTTACATCAGAACATAGAAAAAAGTTTACCAAAGTTGCAGAGGTTACTAGACCATTTAAAGTAAGCAATGCATCAGAATTAAAAGATTTTAAAATCAATTTTAAACCAACTAAAGCTAGGTACATAAAGGTGGTGGTAACTAATTTAAAAAGTCCGCCTAATGGCGGTGGTGCTTGGTTGTTTGTAGATGAAATTATTGTAGAATAG
- a CDS encoding carbohydrate-binding family 9-like protein, which yields MNIEPSIKIKRIIAIFLFLTYLCCASLLAQNTPKKYIAHKALNSLEIDGLANEESWENAKWTTEFIDIEGDKKATYKTRVKMLWDDTYLYFFALLDELHIWGDITKRDAVIFHNNDFEIFIDPPGTTHNYMELEINALNTVWDLLLTKTYSQGGAAINNWDINGLKTAVHINGTLNNANDTDKSWSTEIAIPWKSLFEPSKIAEIPVNNFWRINFSRVQWQHSLIDGKYVKKKDANGKALPEYNWVWSPQGVINMHKPNTWGYVYFSDKTKENINWSIPKDEHIKWYLYKVFLNYVENNNEKEIQDKSILGALVSPKLEKHKTGFNIWVKSPFTNKILVIKEDGKFSSNEAE from the coding sequence ATGAATATAGAACCTTCTATAAAAATTAAGAGAATTATAGCTATTTTTCTTTTCCTAACGTATTTATGCTGCGCGTCTTTATTAGCGCAAAATACACCTAAAAAATATATAGCACACAAGGCATTAAATAGTTTAGAAATAGATGGTTTAGCTAATGAGGAGTCTTGGGAAAATGCTAAATGGACAACCGAATTTATAGATATTGAAGGTGATAAAAAAGCAACGTATAAAACTAGAGTAAAAATGCTTTGGGATGATACTTATTTGTATTTCTTTGCTTTGTTAGATGAGCTTCATATATGGGGCGATATTACAAAAAGGGATGCAGTTATTTTTCATAATAATGACTTTGAAATTTTTATAGATCCGCCTGGTACCACCCATAATTATATGGAGTTAGAGATAAACGCACTAAATACAGTATGGGATTTGTTGTTAACAAAAACATATAGTCAAGGTGGTGCTGCCATTAATAATTGGGATATAAACGGATTAAAAACTGCCGTGCATATTAACGGAACTTTAAACAACGCTAATGATACAGATAAAAGCTGGTCTACAGAAATTGCTATTCCTTGGAAATCACTTTTTGAACCCTCTAAAATAGCAGAAATACCAGTGAATAATTTTTGGCGTATAAATTTTTCTAGAGTACAATGGCAACATAGTTTAATAGATGGTAAGTATGTTAAAAAGAAAGATGCTAATGGCAAAGCTTTACCAGAGTATAATTGGGTTTGGTCTCCACAAGGCGTAATTAATATGCATAAACCTAACACATGGGGATATGTTTATTTCTCTGATAAAACTAAGGAAAATATAAATTGGAGCATTCCAAAGGATGAGCATATAAAATGGTATTTGTATAAAGTGTTTTTAAATTATGTAGAAAATAATAATGAAAAAGAGATACAAGACAAATCTATATTAGGAGCTTTAGTGAGTCCAAAATTAGAGAAGCATAAAACCGGATTTAACATCTGGGTAAAAAGTCCTTTTACAAACAAAATATTAGTAATTAAAGAAGATGGTAAATTTAGTAGTAATGAAGCAGAATAA